The Betta splendens chromosome 4, fBetSpl5.4, whole genome shotgun sequence genome contains a region encoding:
- the gnal gene encoding guanine nucleotide-binding protein G(olf) subunit alpha, whose product MGCLGGKTEEERLDEKAKREANKKIERQLQKERQTYKATHRLLLLGAGESGKSTIVKQMRILHVDGFNAEEKQQKIQDIRKNVKDAIVTIVSAMSSLTPPVPLGNPDNQFRVDYIRSIAPLSDFEYTEDFFEHAQNLWEDDGVKACFERSNEYQLIDCAQYFLNRLDSVRRTDYTPTDQDLLRCRVLTSGIFETRFQVDKVNFHMFDVGGQRDERRKWIQCFNDVTAIIFVAASSSYNMVIREDNSTNRLRESLDLFRSIWTNRFLKTISVILFLNKQDVLAEKILAGKSKLEDYFPEYNNYQAPVDAAPETEEDPKVTRAKFFIRDEFLRISTASGDGKHYCYPHFTCAVDTENIRRVFNDCRDIIQRMHLRQYELL is encoded by the exons ATGGGCTGTCTGGGAGGCAAGACAGAGGAAGAACGCCTGGATGAAAAAGCAAAGCGTGAAGCAAACAAGAAGATTGAGAgacagctgcagaaggagcgACAGACCTATAAAGCTACACACAGACTGTTACTGCTGG gtgcagggGAGTCTGGTAAAAGCACCATAGTGAAGCAGATGAGGATTCTTCATGTTGATGGATTCAATGCTGA agagaagcagcagaagattCAGGACATCAGGAAGAATGTGAAGGACGCCATAGTG ACAATCGTGTCGGCCATGAGTTCGCTGACTCCACCCGTCCCTCTTGGTAACCCTGACAACCAGTTCAGAGTGGACTACATCAGGAGCATTGCACCGCTGTCTGACTTTGAGTACACAGAG gACTTCTTTGAACATGCTCAGAACCTGTGGGAGGACGACGGTGTGAAGGCGTGCTTCGAGCGCTCCAACGAATATCAGCTGATCGACTGTGCTCAGTA cttcctgaatAGGTTGGACTCTGTCAGGAGGACGGACTACACGCCTACAGACCAG GACTTGTTGCGGTGTCGAGTTTTGACCTCAGGGATTTTTGAAACCAGGTTTCAGGTGGACAAAGTCAACTTCCA CATGTTTGATGTCGGAGGACAGAGGGATGAACGCAGGAAGTGGATCCAGTGTTTCAACG ATGTTACGGCTATCATATTTGTTGctgccagcagcagctacaacatGGTGATCAGGGAGGACAACTCCACCAACCGGCTGAGGGAGTCTCTGGACCTATTCCGATCCATCTGGACCAACAG GTTTCTGAAGACCATCTCTGTGATCTTGTTCCTGAACAAACAGGATGTGTTGGCTGAAAAGATTTTGGCTGGAAAATCTAAACTGGAAGACTATTTCCCAGAATACAACAACTACCAAGCACCTGTTGATG ctgctccagaaACTGAGGAAGATCCTAAAGTGACCCGAGCTAAATTCTTCATTAGAGACGAGTTTCTG AGGATCAGCACGGCCAGTGGTGACGGAAAACATTACTGCTACCCTCACTTCACCTGTGCCGTCGACACAGAGAACATCCGCCGCGTCTTCAATGACTGTCGTGACATCATCCAACGCATGCACCTGCGGCAGTACGAGCTGCTGTGA